ACAACTAGAGAGCTTGGGAAGATGATCAAGCAGGCATCTATAGATTTCAACAATGTTCCTGATGGAGTATTCGATGAATACTACGGAGACTATTCTGGCGCAGCTGTTATCTTTGGCGCAACAGGCGGAGTTATGGAAGCTGCTCTAAGAACCGTTGCCGATGTTTTGACAGGCGAAGACCTTAAGGAGATTGATTACACTGCTCTTCGTGGCGAAGCGAGAATCCGTGAAGCCGAAGTTAAAATCGGAGAGCTTACCGTTAAGGCGGCTATTACGCATAGCGCTGCAGGAGCCAGAAAAATAATGGAAATGATTAAAGCCGGTGAAGCGGATTACCACTTCATTGAAATAATGGGCTGCGACGGCGGCTGCGTAAACGGAGGCGGACAACCTCATGTTTCTGCCAGCGCCAGAATTGGCATTGACATTCGCCTTGAAAGAGCAAAGGCTCTTTATAGCGAAGATGCATCGCTCGAAATAAGAAAATCCCACAAGAATCCTTCCATAACAAGACTTTACGAAGAATTCCTGGGCGAGCCAAATAGCCATATAGCACATGAAGTACTGCATACCCACTATAAAGGCAGGAAAAAGTATAACAAAGAAAAGTAAGAATGTGAAAGCGGGTTCATATGAACCCGCTTTTTCTTTTTGTGTTTATTTTCAAAAAAATATATAATGGATTCAGAAAGAGGGGAATAAAAATGAAAAAAATATTTTGGGTTATATTGATGGTTTTGCTTTTGCTCCAGGGGTGTACAGCAGAAAAGCCTGTGGAGAGTGTTGAAGAGCCGGAGGCAGAGGAAGTGTCCTACGAGCCAATTACGCTAAGGGTTGGAAGCATTAAGGGTCCTAGTGGCGTTGGAATGGTTAAAATCATGGAAGATAATCCCGTTTTGGGGGAAAGCGTTACGAGTGAGTACGAGATAGTCGGTAGCCCCGAAATACTTGTAGCCAAGGTTTTGAAAAATGAAACCGATATAGCTGTCCTTCCGACCAATGTGGCCGCAATGCTTTACAATAAGGGTGTCGATTACCAGCTCGTTGGAATAAATACATGGGGAGTTCTGTACCTTGTTGAAAACGGGGAAACGGTTTCATCTTGGGAAGACCTGAAAGGCAAAACAGTAACACTATTTGCAAAAGGGTCTTCGCCGGATGTGGTTTTCAGATACCTCATGGCAGAAAATGGTCTTACTGAGGAAGATGTGACCATTGAATATATGGCCAGTCATATTGAATTGTCTCAAATGATGATTGCCGGTGAAAAAACTTTGGGTCTTTTGCCTGAGCCCATGGTTACCATGGTTCAAATGAAGAACCCGGATCTCAAAGTGGCAATAAACCTCCAAGAATCATGGGAGGAGGCCGCGGGCATGGAATTCCCGCAGGGTTGCCTAGTGGCAAGAAAAGATTTGATAGAAGAGCGGCCGGAAGTCATTGAGGCTTTTCTGGACGAGTACAATGCATCATGCATATGGGTAAACGAGAACCTTGAAGAAGCCGGTGCGCTGGTTGAAAAGTATGAAATAGGAATGACTGCTCCGATGGCTGTAAAGGCAATACCAAAGAGCAACATACGTCTTGGAAAATCATACGATGTTAAAGAAACTGTAGAAAAGTATTTAGACATTCTTTACGAGTTTTCACCACAGGAAATTGGAGGCAAGGTGCCTGATGAGGGATTCTATTACATCAAAAAATAGAAAAATCACATGGTTTTCGATTGCCTGTTTATTAGGAATATGGCAGATGATTTCCG
The genomic region above belongs to Peptostreptococcaceae bacterium and contains:
- a CDS encoding ABC transporter substrate-binding protein → MKKIFWVILMVLLLLQGCTAEKPVESVEEPEAEEVSYEPITLRVGSIKGPSGVGMVKIMEDNPVLGESVTSEYEIVGSPEILVAKVLKNETDIAVLPTNVAAMLYNKGVDYQLVGINTWGVLYLVENGETVSSWEDLKGKTVTLFAKGSSPDVVFRYLMAENGLTEEDVTIEYMASHIELSQMMIAGEKTLGLLPEPMVTMVQMKNPDLKVAINLQESWEEAAGMEFPQGCLVARKDLIEERPEVIEAFLDEYNASCIWVNENLEEAGALVEKYEIGMTAPMAVKAIPKSNIRLGKSYDVKETVEKYLDILYEFSPQEIGGKVPDEGFYYIKK